A part of Arthrobacter dokdonellae genomic DNA contains:
- a CDS encoding aldo-keto reductase family protein has translation MSECAAASGAAAWPPGQRGKVRAIGMSSMPASGMVAAQWTPERRIDTVERIIPVADEAGLELTQRVVACVIARPGVASAIAGPRTVDQLEDLVAGSEVSLTDGILDRIDAVVAPGTDVGALDMAYRAPGIPNPAVQRRTLGCRSAV, from the coding sequence ATGAGTGAGTGTGCCGCAGCCTCAGGCGCGGCTGCATGGCCGCCCGGTCAGCGCGGCAAGGTCCGTGCGATCGGCATGTCGTCGATGCCGGCGTCGGGCATGGTGGCGGCCCAATGGACGCCCGAACGCCGCATCGACACGGTTGAACGGATCATCCCGGTCGCCGACGAGGCCGGGCTGGAGCTGACGCAAAGAGTCGTGGCTTGTGTCATCGCCCGCCCCGGTGTCGCCTCCGCGATCGCCGGCCCGCGCACCGTGGACCAGCTTGAGGACCTCGTCGCCGGCTCCGAGGTGTCCCTGACAGACGGGATCCTGGACCGGATCGACGCCGTCGTGGCACCCGGGACCGACGTCGGCGCGCTGGACATGGCGTACAGGGCTCCCGGGATTCCCAACCCGGCGGTCCAGCGGCGGACATTGGGCTGTCGATCGGCCGTCTGA
- a CDS encoding helix-turn-helix domain-containing protein, whose amino-acid sequence MDNRSEIREFLASRRARLTPEQAGLPTFGGIRRVPGLRREEVSLLAGVSVEYYTRVERGGLAGVSDSVLEAISRALHLNEAEHDHLFNLARAAGPAARPRRQAARGIHASVQRILDGMVGIPALVQNGRLDVLAANNLGRALYADVLEDPVRPANFARFAFFNARSRSLYPDWNLAADTCVAMLHAEAGRNPFDKALTELVGELSTRSEEFRRRWAQHDVRLHRSGVKTLRHPVVGLLEVHFDALELPATPGLTMFTYSAEPGTPSEDGLRLLASWAATNKAVTAVSDGDGHSNTPGALRH is encoded by the coding sequence ATGGACAACCGCAGCGAAATTCGGGAATTCCTCGCCTCCCGGCGGGCACGGCTCACGCCCGAGCAGGCCGGGCTGCCAACCTTTGGCGGCATCCGGCGCGTCCCCGGGCTGCGCCGGGAAGAGGTTTCGCTGCTGGCCGGCGTGAGCGTGGAGTACTACACACGCGTGGAGCGCGGCGGCCTGGCGGGCGTTTCGGACTCCGTCCTGGAGGCCATCTCCCGGGCCCTGCACCTGAACGAGGCGGAGCACGACCACCTGTTCAACCTCGCCCGGGCCGCCGGGCCGGCCGCGCGCCCGCGCCGGCAAGCCGCGCGGGGCATCCACGCCAGCGTGCAGCGCATCCTGGACGGCATGGTCGGCATTCCCGCGTTGGTGCAGAACGGCCGGCTGGACGTCCTCGCCGCCAACAACTTGGGCCGCGCGCTGTACGCGGACGTGCTCGAGGACCCTGTGCGTCCGGCAAATTTTGCCCGGTTCGCCTTCTTCAACGCCCGTTCCCGTTCGCTGTATCCCGACTGGAACCTGGCGGCCGACACCTGCGTCGCCATGCTGCACGCCGAGGCCGGCCGCAACCCGTTCGACAAGGCGCTGACCGAGCTGGTCGGGGAACTGTCCACCCGCAGCGAGGAGTTCCGCCGTCGCTGGGCCCAGCACGACGTCCGCCTCCACCGCAGCGGCGTCAAGACCCTCCGGCACCCGGTGGTGGGCCTGCTCGAGGTTCACTTCGACGCGCTGGAGCTGCCTGCCACGCCCGGGCTGACCATGTTCACCTACAGCGCCGAACCGGGCACCCCATCCGAGGACGGCCTGCGGCTGCTGGCCAGCTGGGCCGCCACGAACAAGGCCGTCACGGCAGTGTCCGACGGTGACGGGCACAGCAACACTCCCGGCGCACTGCGCCACTGA
- a CDS encoding YciI family protein: MRYTLLLHYPEMDAAALGEEALAEGRRAFSSYAAALHQANVLISAEVLQPSSNTTTLTKPDGALRVQDGPFADTKEQLGGTFVIDVADLDAAIEWVGKAPSVEWGAVEIRPGATYTVDGTWMPNA; this comes from the coding sequence ATGCGTTACACACTGCTTCTGCACTACCCGGAAATGGATGCCGCAGCGCTGGGTGAGGAGGCGCTTGCGGAGGGCCGGCGTGCCTTCAGCAGCTATGCGGCCGCGCTGCACCAGGCGAACGTCCTGATCAGCGCCGAGGTGCTCCAGCCGTCGTCGAACACCACCACGCTGACCAAGCCCGACGGCGCCCTGAGGGTGCAGGACGGCCCGTTCGCCGACACCAAGGAGCAGCTGGGCGGGACGTTCGTGATCGACGTGGCCGATTTGGACGCCGCCATCGAGTGGGTCGGCAAGGCTCCGTCCGTGGAATGGGGCGCCGTGGAGATCCGGCCCGGTGCCACCTACACCGTGGACGGCACCTGGATGCCCAACGCATGA
- a CDS encoding YkvA family protein — MMWQTLLGILAGLVAVYVVLLLALWMYARRHPDTVGMKDALRLLPDLLRALRRLAADRTVPRGVRIKLALLLAYLLSPLDLVPDFLPVIGYADDVIVLAVVLRSVIRTAGPGPLRRHWPGTPAGLRIIERLAGMPGGTVPSRTTEHP, encoded by the coding sequence ATGATGTGGCAGACGCTGCTTGGCATCCTGGCCGGGCTGGTGGCCGTCTATGTGGTCCTGCTGCTGGCCTTGTGGATGTATGCCCGCCGCCACCCGGACACCGTGGGCATGAAGGACGCCCTGCGGCTGCTGCCGGACCTGCTGAGGGCGCTCCGCCGCCTGGCCGCGGACAGGACCGTGCCGCGCGGCGTGCGGATCAAGCTGGCCCTGCTGCTGGCCTACCTGCTCTCGCCGCTGGACCTGGTCCCGGACTTCCTGCCCGTGATCGGGTACGCGGACGACGTGATCGTCCTCGCCGTCGTCCTGCGCTCGGTGATCCGCACCGCCGGCCCCGGACCGCTGCGCCGGCACTGGCCCGGCACGCCGGCCGGGCTGCGCATCATTGAACGGCTCGCCGGGATGCCGGGCGGCACCGTTCCTTCGCGCACGACGGAGCACCCTTGA
- a CDS encoding VOC family protein, with the protein MEAITFDHVGFIVHDLDAAVKFFLDLGFVRQGSAEVSGRWMDRIIGLGGAHAKMVMVSAPDGSGQLEISQFIEPAPAMNHQVLPSNAHGLRHIAYQVKDVDAVVAKAAAAGYGLVGEVVNYEDVFRLGYIRGPEGLILEVAQPLWEGA; encoded by the coding sequence ATGGAAGCAATCACGTTCGACCACGTGGGTTTCATCGTGCACGACCTGGACGCGGCCGTGAAGTTCTTCCTTGACCTGGGGTTTGTCCGCCAGGGATCGGCGGAGGTCAGCGGGCGGTGGATGGACAGGATCATCGGGCTGGGCGGCGCCCACGCCAAGATGGTGATGGTGAGCGCGCCGGACGGCAGCGGCCAGCTTGAAATCAGCCAGTTCATCGAGCCGGCGCCCGCCATGAATCATCAGGTGCTTCCTTCCAATGCGCACGGCCTGCGGCACATTGCCTACCAGGTGAAGGACGTGGACGCCGTCGTGGCCAAGGCCGCGGCTGCCGGCTACGGGCTGGTGGGAGAGGTGGTGAACTACGAGGACGTCTTCCGCCTCGGCTACATCCGCGGGCCCGAGGGGCTGATCCTCGAGGTGGCGCAGCCGTTATGGGAGGGCGCGTAG
- a CDS encoding FadR/GntR family transcriptional regulator: MDQVEPADPLARVAKPRLYEQLVTLLLGYIETSQLGPGDLLPAERELAQRLGVSRATLVQALVALEVLGVIEVQHGNGAVLVYRPSIATVIKGLREHRNRLPETVEARSTIEVKLAALAALRRTEAEMRAIDSALDVMEAEVRNGERGLNGDELFHEAVTAAAHSAVLAQLMTFIAEMVLETRMESLGQPGRPEQSLASHRKIAEAIRAKDPKAAAKAMETHIEMVSDVDLLK, translated from the coding sequence GTGGACCAGGTGGAACCCGCGGACCCGCTGGCGCGTGTTGCCAAGCCGCGCCTGTACGAACAACTCGTGACGCTGCTTCTCGGATACATTGAGACATCCCAGCTCGGGCCGGGCGACCTGCTGCCCGCCGAGCGGGAGCTGGCGCAGCGGCTGGGAGTGTCCCGGGCCACGCTGGTCCAGGCCCTGGTGGCGCTGGAGGTTTTGGGCGTCATTGAGGTCCAGCACGGCAACGGCGCGGTGCTGGTGTACCGGCCCAGCATTGCCACGGTCATCAAGGGCCTCAGGGAGCACCGGAACAGGCTTCCCGAGACGGTGGAGGCCAGAAGCACCATCGAGGTGAAGCTCGCCGCGCTTGCGGCGCTCCGGCGCACCGAGGCTGAGATGAGGGCGATCGATTCTGCCCTGGACGTCATGGAGGCCGAGGTCCGCAACGGGGAAAGGGGACTGAACGGCGATGAACTCTTCCATGAGGCCGTGACGGCGGCGGCGCATTCGGCGGTCTTGGCCCAGCTCATGACCTTCATCGCGGAAATGGTCCTCGAAACGCGCATGGAATCGCTGGGCCAGCCCGGGCGGCCCGAGCAGTCGCTGGCTTCCCACCGCAAGATCGCCGAGGCCATCCGGGCCAAGGACCCCAAGGCGGCGGCGAAGGCGATGGAAACGCACATCGAGATGGTCTCGGACGTGGACCTGCTCAAGTAG
- a CDS encoding alpha/beta hydrolase translates to MTPTLRDVRSPDWTAAPVPGSVVLLLHGFGSHEHDLASLAPALGLNLPWASLRAPLDLGNGGAAWFQITTPGDPDAGPVEQATDAVWAWVEANVDPGTRIVPIGFSQGGLVATQLLRTRPERVLAPVVLGGFVLGGPQPGDDALRATLPALFWGRGAEDRVIAPVAIARTVQYLPGHTALVERVYPGLAHGINAPELDDVRGFLTAHVGAAAVAGA, encoded by the coding sequence ATGACCCCCACCCTGCGCGATGTGCGCTCGCCAGACTGGACCGCCGCGCCTGTGCCCGGCTCCGTGGTGCTCCTGCTCCACGGCTTCGGCTCCCACGAGCACGACCTGGCCTCCCTGGCCCCGGCGCTGGGCCTGAACCTGCCCTGGGCATCGCTCCGCGCCCCGCTGGACCTCGGCAACGGCGGGGCGGCGTGGTTCCAGATCACCACGCCCGGTGACCCCGACGCCGGCCCGGTGGAGCAGGCAACCGACGCCGTCTGGGCCTGGGTGGAGGCCAATGTGGACCCCGGCACGCGCATTGTGCCCATCGGGTTCTCGCAGGGCGGGCTCGTGGCCACCCAGCTGCTGCGTACCCGGCCCGAACGCGTGCTGGCCCCCGTGGTCCTGGGCGGCTTTGTGCTGGGCGGCCCGCAGCCGGGAGACGATGCCCTGCGCGCCACCCTGCCCGCGCTGTTTTGGGGCCGCGGCGCCGAAGACAGGGTCATTGCCCCCGTGGCCATCGCCCGCACCGTCCAGTACCTGCCGGGCCACACCGCCTTGGTCGAGCGCGTGTACCCGGGCCTGGCGCACGGCATCAACGCCCCCGAGCTCGACGACGTCCGCGGCTTCCTCACGGCCCACGTGGGTGCCGCGGCGGTCGCAGGCGCGTAG
- a CDS encoding MFS transporter, translating to MTVQEVTRTQAARRATVASVVGTTIEWYDFFLYGTAAALVFPHLFFPGQSAFAGILAAFGTQFVGFVARPVGAAIFGHFGDRIGRKTTLMATLFLMAIGTVLIGFLPTWQSIGVAAPILLVLLRIIQGIGVGGEWGGSVLLSMEWGNQQRRGLAASWPQLGVPLGLVLSTGVVRLTSGITGSEGFAAYGWRIPFILSIVLIGVGLWVRMRVVESPDFEAMRKANKVVRNPVLEAIRRQPKQILLSALVRTSEQAPFYLFITFVLTYAVKQLKLDSNSILDDTLIAAALGLISIPVFGRLSDRFGRRKVYGTGIVLTAVFAFPYFGLLNTGNALLIAIAIIISLALHDMQYGPQAALIAEGFDADIRYTGAGLGYQLASVVAGGPAPLIAAALLAHYGNSTAISIYIIICAVISMAALILLPRAAQAPAGTTPKAVRATA from the coding sequence ATGACAGTTCAAGAAGTGACACGGACGCAGGCCGCACGGCGTGCGACCGTGGCCAGCGTGGTCGGCACAACCATTGAGTGGTACGACTTTTTCCTTTACGGAACCGCGGCAGCCCTCGTGTTCCCGCACCTGTTCTTCCCGGGCCAGTCCGCCTTCGCCGGGATCCTGGCGGCCTTCGGCACCCAGTTTGTGGGCTTCGTGGCACGTCCTGTCGGTGCCGCGATCTTTGGCCACTTCGGTGACCGGATCGGCCGTAAGACGACGCTGATGGCAACGTTGTTCCTGATGGCAATTGGCACGGTCCTGATCGGGTTCCTGCCCACCTGGCAGAGCATCGGCGTGGCCGCTCCCATCCTGCTGGTGCTCCTGCGCATCATCCAGGGGATCGGCGTGGGCGGGGAATGGGGCGGATCAGTGCTGCTGAGCATGGAATGGGGAAACCAGCAACGGCGCGGCCTCGCCGCCAGCTGGCCCCAGCTGGGAGTGCCGCTGGGGCTGGTACTGTCCACCGGCGTCGTCCGCCTGACGTCCGGAATCACCGGCAGTGAGGGTTTTGCCGCCTACGGCTGGAGAATCCCGTTCATCCTCAGCATCGTGTTGATCGGGGTGGGCCTGTGGGTACGTATGCGCGTTGTGGAAAGCCCCGATTTCGAGGCCATGCGCAAGGCCAACAAGGTGGTCAGGAATCCCGTCCTTGAAGCCATCAGGCGCCAGCCAAAGCAGATCCTGCTCTCCGCCCTGGTCAGGACGTCCGAGCAGGCGCCGTTCTACCTGTTCATCACGTTCGTGCTGACCTATGCGGTCAAGCAGCTCAAGCTGGACAGCAATTCCATTTTGGACGACACCCTCATCGCGGCGGCGCTGGGACTCATCAGCATCCCCGTGTTTGGCCGGCTCTCGGACCGCTTTGGCCGGCGCAAGGTGTACGGGACGGGAATTGTGCTCACCGCCGTGTTCGCCTTCCCCTACTTCGGCCTGCTCAACACCGGCAATGCGCTGCTGATCGCCATCGCCATCATCATCAGCCTGGCGCTGCACGACATGCAGTACGGGCCGCAGGCGGCGCTTATTGCGGAGGGCTTCGACGCGGACATCCGCTACACGGGCGCCGGCCTGGGATACCAGCTGGCCAGTGTGGTGGCCGGCGGCCCGGCACCCCTGATTGCCGCGGCGCTGCTGGCCCACTACGGGAACTCCACGGCCATCTCGATCTACATCATCATCTGCGCCGTCATCAGCATGGCTGCCCTCATCCTCCTGCCCAGGGCCGCGCAGGCCCCGGCGGGCACCACCCCCAAGGCCGTAAGGGCAACCGCATGA
- a CDS encoding NAD(P)-dependent alcohol dehydrogenase — MLTVNAYAAPSATGDLIPTTIERRDVGPHDVLIDIKFAGICHSDIHTVRGDWGPQSYPLAPGHEIAGVVAEVGSAVTRHRVGDRVGVGCMVNSCGECANCQAGEEQFCLAGNTGTYGAVDRDGTITQGGYSTHVVVTEAFVLRIPDGLDLDVAAPLLCAGITTYSPLRHWGAGPGRNVAIVGLGGLGHMAVKLAHAMGATVTVLSQSLKKQEDGLRLGADHYRATSDETTFTDLAGSFDLIVNTVSAAIDINAYLQLLKLDGALVNVGAPADPLPVQAFSLITGRRSFAGSMIGGIRETQEMLDFCAEHGIGAEIEVVPASKINDAYERVLASDVRYRFVIDAATF, encoded by the coding sequence ATGCTTACCGTTAACGCCTACGCCGCCCCGTCCGCCACGGGCGACCTCATCCCCACCACCATCGAACGCCGCGACGTCGGCCCGCACGACGTCCTCATCGACATCAAGTTCGCCGGCATCTGCCACTCGGACATCCACACGGTCCGCGGCGACTGGGGCCCGCAAAGCTACCCGCTGGCCCCGGGACATGAGATTGCCGGCGTCGTCGCCGAGGTGGGGTCGGCAGTCACCAGGCACCGGGTCGGCGACCGGGTGGGCGTGGGCTGCATGGTGAACTCCTGCGGCGAGTGCGCCAACTGCCAGGCCGGGGAGGAACAGTTCTGCCTGGCCGGGAACACGGGCACGTACGGGGCCGTGGACCGCGACGGCACCATCACCCAGGGCGGGTACTCCACCCATGTCGTGGTCACGGAAGCGTTCGTCCTGCGCATCCCTGACGGCCTGGACCTGGACGTCGCCGCTCCCCTGCTCTGCGCCGGCATCACCACCTACTCGCCGCTGCGCCACTGGGGTGCGGGTCCGGGGAGGAACGTGGCCATCGTCGGCCTGGGCGGGCTGGGCCACATGGCCGTCAAGCTGGCCCACGCCATGGGAGCCACGGTGACGGTGCTGTCGCAGTCCCTGAAGAAGCAGGAGGACGGGCTGCGCCTGGGCGCCGACCACTACCGCGCCACGAGCGATGAAACCACCTTCACCGACCTCGCCGGCAGCTTCGACCTGATCGTGAACACCGTCAGCGCCGCCATCGACATCAACGCCTACCTGCAGCTTCTCAAGCTCGACGGCGCCCTGGTGAACGTGGGTGCCCCGGCGGATCCGCTGCCCGTGCAGGCGTTCTCCCTCATCACCGGGCGGCGTTCCTTCGCCGGCTCCATGATCGGAGGCATCCGCGAGACGCAGGAGATGCTCGATTTCTGCGCCGAGCACGGCATCGGCGCCGAGATCGAGGTGGTCCCGGCCAGCAAGATCAACGACGCCTACGAACGCGTCCTGGCCTCCGACGTGCGCTACCGCTTCGTCATCGACGCGGCCACGTTCTAG
- a CDS encoding MFS transporter, which translates to MTRATSLDDGAPACAAQEPSPRTTPAPRLPRAALLVMAAMGFILIATETMPAGLLPQISAGLDITEGTAGQLVSVYALGTIAATMPGAGDRLGRHALPVVMTGLAALALVVAVTGRRTAFPATP; encoded by the coding sequence TTGACCCGAGCCACCTCTCTGGACGACGGCGCCCCGGCGTGCGCTGCCCAGGAACCTTCACCCAGGACGACGCCGGCCCCCCGCCTGCCGCGGGCCGCACTGCTGGTCATGGCCGCCATGGGGTTCATCCTCATTGCCACCGAAACCATGCCCGCCGGCCTCCTGCCCCAGATCTCCGCCGGCCTGGACATCACCGAAGGCACGGCCGGCCAGCTCGTCAGCGTCTACGCGTTGGGGACCATCGCGGCGACCATGCCGGGCGCTGGCGATCGCCTCGGTCGGCACGCCCTGCCAGTCGTCATGACCGGACTGGCCGCCCTGGCGCTCGTGGTCGCTGTCACGGGCCGCCGCACAGCCTTCCCCGCGACGCCATAG
- a CDS encoding VOC family protein codes for MTNTQISLGAINFEAADPTGLATFWAAVTGATQSVNGDSVYLPPNGPGGFGMFFQPGTVPRSKHQVSHVDLTVPWGSRRAEVDRLIGLGATHKWDVLEEVAHVQWSTMADPEGNLFCVAEHPPAELQD; via the coding sequence ATGACAAATACGCAGATCAGCCTTGGAGCCATCAATTTCGAGGCGGCGGACCCCACCGGACTTGCCACGTTCTGGGCAGCAGTCACTGGCGCCACACAGTCAGTCAACGGCGACAGCGTCTACCTGCCGCCGAATGGGCCCGGCGGGTTCGGCATGTTCTTCCAGCCGGGAACCGTTCCCCGATCCAAGCACCAGGTCTCCCACGTGGACCTGACAGTCCCCTGGGGTTCCCGACGGGCCGAGGTGGATCGGCTCATCGGCCTTGGTGCAACGCACAAGTGGGATGTCCTGGAGGAGGTCGCGCACGTGCAGTGGAGTACCATGGCCGATCCTGAAGGGAACCTGTTCTGCGTCGCCGAGCATCCACCCGCTGAACTACAGGACTGA
- a CDS encoding RNA polymerase sigma factor has protein sequence MTSPEARTAAEHAARASYGHLVALLAASTGDLALAEDALSAAFEQALLSWSAGGVPANPEGWLLTVARNRQRDAWKSAAHRTALPLEEAGPEGGPAMAALDELDVDAIGDRRLELLFTCAHPAIDPSIRTPLMLQAVLGYDAARIAAAFAVPPAAMAQRLVRAKKRIKAARIPFTVPGRDAMPARLPAVLEAIYGCYALSFADAPEVRGESAGEDLAGEALYLAVTLAALLRTEPEAWGLAALITLSQARAPARGGPFVPLEEQDTSLWDARLIAEGEAHLLRASAGSTTGRFQLEAAIQAVHCDRARTGRTDWPALRTLYTALVATAPSFGSRVALAAVIGRTESPAAGLSALDALSEGDGPAGASAVERFQPYLATRADLLARDGRRREAAEAFAAAVAATPQPAVREYLVRRAAGLA, from the coding sequence ATGACTTCCCCGGAGGCGCGGACCGCGGCCGAACACGCCGCCCGCGCCTCCTACGGTCACCTTGTGGCGCTGCTGGCCGCGTCCACCGGCGACCTCGCCTTGGCCGAAGACGCCCTTTCCGCCGCCTTTGAACAGGCCCTTCTCAGCTGGTCCGCGGGCGGCGTCCCCGCCAACCCTGAAGGCTGGCTGCTCACGGTGGCCCGCAACAGGCAGCGCGACGCCTGGAAGTCAGCCGCGCACAGGACGGCGCTGCCGCTCGAGGAGGCCGGACCGGAAGGAGGCCCCGCCATGGCGGCCCTTGACGAACTCGACGTCGACGCCATTGGCGACAGGCGCCTGGAACTGCTCTTCACCTGCGCGCACCCGGCCATCGACCCCTCGATCCGGACTCCGCTGATGCTGCAGGCGGTCCTGGGCTACGACGCCGCCAGGATCGCCGCCGCCTTTGCGGTGCCGCCCGCGGCCATGGCGCAACGGCTGGTCCGCGCCAAGAAGCGCATCAAGGCAGCGCGGATTCCCTTCACCGTGCCCGGCCGGGACGCCATGCCGGCGCGGCTGCCCGCAGTCCTGGAGGCCATCTACGGCTGCTACGCGCTGTCCTTCGCCGACGCGCCGGAAGTGCGCGGTGAATCGGCCGGCGAGGACCTGGCCGGCGAGGCGCTCTACCTGGCGGTGACCCTGGCCGCGCTGCTGCGCACCGAGCCCGAGGCCTGGGGTCTGGCTGCCCTGATCACGCTCTCGCAGGCCCGCGCACCCGCGCGCGGCGGCCCGTTCGTCCCCCTCGAGGAGCAGGACACCTCACTGTGGGACGCCCGCCTCATCGCGGAAGGCGAGGCCCACCTCCTGCGGGCCTCCGCGGGAAGCACCACCGGGCGGTTCCAGCTGGAGGCCGCCATCCAGGCGGTGCACTGCGACCGGGCCCGGACGGGCCGGACCGACTGGCCGGCGCTGCGCACCCTCTACACGGCGCTCGTCGCCACCGCCCCCAGCTTTGGGTCCCGGGTGGCGCTGGCCGCGGTCATCGGCCGCACGGAATCGCCCGCCGCCGGTCTCTCCGCGCTGGACGCCCTCAGCGAGGGGGACGGACCGGCGGGAGCGTCCGCCGTCGAACGCTTCCAGCCCTACCTGGCCACCCGGGCCGACCTGCTGGCGCGGGACGGCCGACGGCGGGAGGCGGCGGAAGCGTTTGCCGCGGCCGTGGCGGCGACCCCGCAGCCCGCCGTCCGCGAATACCTGGTGCGGCGGGCCGCCGGACTGGCGTGA
- a CDS encoding CaiB/BaiF CoA transferase family protein produces the protein MSTEKEHTEDRGGALADLVVLDLTRILSGPFATMTLADLGADVIKVEQPGRGDDTRQWGPPFQGEEAAYFLSVNRNKRSLAVDLKSPEGLAAVRQLALKADVLVENFRPGTAARLGLGYEELSVRNPGLVYASISGYGQTGPDAHRPGYDAIAQARSGIMSVTGEAGGPPVRVGVSSADLTAGMWATIGILAAVHEKGRTGRGQWVDISLLDGSVSWLTYVSSGYFASGNVPRRYGSAHPTIVPYQAFATADGFTMVAVGNDGLWRRFTKALDREDLTQDARFASNPDRVAHRDTLVPLIEGIMLTRTTDEWVEALDLAGVPVGPIQTVDQALADPQVLARGMVATVQHPTEGELRMVGCPVRLSRTPAEVRAAPPLLGQHTEDILAGLGFDESRIASLRKDGAVQ, from the coding sequence ATGAGCACTGAAAAGGAACACACCGAAGACCGGGGTGGCGCGCTGGCCGACCTGGTGGTGCTGGACCTGACGCGCATCCTCTCCGGCCCGTTCGCCACCATGACCCTGGCGGACCTCGGCGCGGACGTGATCAAGGTTGAACAGCCGGGGCGGGGAGACGACACGCGCCAATGGGGCCCGCCCTTCCAAGGCGAGGAGGCAGCCTACTTCCTCTCCGTCAACCGCAACAAGCGCAGCCTGGCCGTGGACTTGAAATCGCCAGAGGGCCTGGCCGCCGTCCGCCAGTTGGCATTGAAGGCCGACGTGCTCGTGGAGAACTTCCGGCCCGGAACGGCGGCCCGCCTCGGCCTGGGCTATGAGGAACTCTCCGTCCGGAACCCGGGACTGGTTTACGCGTCCATCAGCGGCTACGGCCAGACCGGCCCCGATGCGCACCGTCCCGGCTACGACGCCATTGCCCAGGCGCGGAGCGGCATCATGAGCGTGACCGGTGAGGCCGGCGGGCCGCCGGTCAGGGTGGGAGTGAGCAGCGCCGACCTCACCGCCGGCATGTGGGCCACCATCGGCATCCTGGCCGCTGTGCACGAAAAGGGGCGCACCGGGCGCGGCCAGTGGGTGGACATCAGCCTGCTGGACGGCTCCGTCTCCTGGCTGACGTACGTTTCCAGCGGTTATTTTGCCAGCGGGAACGTGCCCAGGCGCTACGGTTCGGCACACCCCACCATCGTCCCCTATCAAGCCTTTGCCACCGCGGACGGATTCACCATGGTGGCCGTGGGCAATGATGGATTGTGGCGGCGCTTCACCAAGGCCCTGGACCGCGAGGACCTCACCCAGGATGCCCGTTTCGCGAGCAACCCGGACAGGGTGGCGCACCGGGACACGCTGGTCCCCCTCATCGAGGGGATCATGCTCACCCGCACCACCGACGAGTGGGTGGAGGCGCTTGACCTGGCGGGCGTGCCCGTGGGGCCCATCCAGACCGTGGACCAGGCGCTGGCGGATCCGCAGGTCCTGGCACGGGGCATGGTGGCCACGGTCCAGCATCCAACGGAAGGGGAACTGCGGATGGTGGGCTGCCCGGTGAGGCTCTCGCGGACCCCCGCCGAGGTCAGGGCCGCCCCGCCCCTGCTGGGCCAGCACACGGAGGACATCCTGGCCGGCCTGGGATTCGACGAAAGCCGCATCGCTTCCCTGCGCAAGGACGGGGCAGTCCAGTGA
- a CDS encoding cation transporter, with product MPERPTAAEALRLRRRGFLLEGITLGWNVVGVAVLAGASIAAGSVALAGFGLDSLIEIGASTVVIWELSGTGEQRQRFSLKLIAGAFLALALYLCIQSGAALARGHRAAPSPVGIAWTAVTAAAMFLLAAGKARTGKALGNPVLEAEGRVTFIDGLLATAVLGGVLLDDLAGWWWADPAAGLVIVYYATREAWHIFRPAQ from the coding sequence GTGCCTGAGCGCCCGACGGCGGCGGAAGCCCTGCGCCTGCGCCGCCGCGGCTTCCTCCTCGAGGGGATCACGCTGGGCTGGAACGTCGTTGGCGTCGCGGTCCTGGCGGGTGCCTCGATCGCGGCCGGCTCCGTGGCGCTGGCCGGGTTCGGACTGGACAGCCTGATCGAAATCGGTGCCAGCACCGTGGTGATCTGGGAACTGTCCGGCACCGGCGAACAGCGCCAGCGGTTCTCCTTGAAACTCATCGCGGGCGCGTTCCTGGCCCTGGCCCTGTACCTGTGCATTCAATCCGGCGCCGCGCTTGCGCGGGGGCACCGTGCCGCACCGAGCCCCGTGGGCATTGCCTGGACGGCGGTCACAGCGGCGGCCATGTTTTTGCTGGCAGCCGGGAAGGCCCGCACCGGGAAGGCGCTGGGAAATCCGGTGCTGGAGGCGGAGGGCCGGGTGACGTTCATCGACGGGCTGCTGGCCACGGCGGTTCTGGGCGGCGTCCTGCTCGACGACCTGGCAGGGTGGTGGTGGGCCGATCCCGCGGCCGGCCTGGTCATTGTCTACTACGCGACCCGCGAAGCCTGGCACATCTTCCGCCCTGCGCAGTGA